A window of the Erpetoichthys calabaricus chromosome 10, fErpCal1.3, whole genome shotgun sequence genome harbors these coding sequences:
- the romo1 gene encoding reactive oxygen species modulator 1, whose protein sequence is MPVSVGPYGQTQPNCFDRVKMGFMMGFAVGMAAGAMFGTFSCLRIGMRGRELMGGVGKTMLQSGGTFGTFMAIGMGIRC, encoded by the exons ATGCCAGTATCAGTAGGACCATATGGACAGACTCAGCCCAACTGCTTTGACAGGGTCAAAATGGGCTTCATGATGGGATTTGCAGTGGGAATGGCAGCAGGGGCAATGTTTGGAACCTTCTCCTGCCTCAG GATTGGCATGAGAGGCAGAGAACTGATGGGAGGAGTTGGAAAGACGATGTTGCAAAGTGGGGGCACATTTGGCACATTCATGGCAATTGGAATGGGAATTCGTtgctga